The Pseudomonas sp. DG56-2 genome contains a region encoding:
- a CDS encoding SDR family oxidoreductase codes for MKQAPPYVPGHQLLAGKSVLITAAAGAGIGFAAAKRCAEEGCRALMISDVHPRRLEQAVEQLKAETGLQAVYGQLCNVTLEDEVQALVESAEQTLGGVDVLINNAGLGGSKRVTEMTDEEWLRVIDVTLTGTFRMTRAMLPHMERRGAGAIVNNASVLGWRAQKEQAHYAAAKAGVMALTRCSAVEAAESGVRINAVSPSIALHDFLKKASSEELLAKLADREAFGRAAEVWEVANVMIFLASDYASYMVGEVLSVSSQQA; via the coding sequence GTGAAACAAGCCCCACCTTATGTACCCGGTCATCAACTGCTGGCTGGCAAGTCGGTACTGATCACTGCCGCCGCAGGCGCTGGCATCGGTTTTGCCGCGGCCAAGCGCTGTGCCGAAGAAGGTTGCCGTGCCCTGATGATCTCCGATGTTCATCCGCGTCGCCTGGAACAGGCAGTCGAGCAACTCAAGGCCGAAACTGGCTTGCAGGCAGTGTATGGACAGTTGTGCAACGTAACCCTCGAGGACGAAGTACAAGCCTTGGTCGAGAGCGCCGAGCAGACCCTTGGCGGCGTTGACGTGCTGATCAACAACGCGGGCCTGGGTGGTTCCAAGCGCGTCACCGAAATGACGGACGAGGAATGGCTGCGCGTCATTGATGTGACCTTGACCGGCACCTTCCGCATGACCCGCGCGATGCTGCCGCATATGGAGCGCCGCGGTGCCGGTGCGATCGTCAACAACGCCTCGGTGCTTGGCTGGCGTGCACAGAAAGAACAGGCGCATTACGCCGCCGCCAAGGCCGGTGTCATGGCCCTGACCCGATGCAGCGCGGTGGAAGCCGCCGAGAGCGGGGTGCGCATCAATGCCGTGTCGCCGTCGATTGCCTTGCACGATTTTCTCAAGAAAGCCTCCAGCGAAGAACTGCTGGCAAAGTTGGCCGACCGCGAAGCCTTCGGCCGTGCCGCCGAGGTTTGGGAAGTGGCCAACGTCATGATTTTCCTGGCCAGCGACTACGCCTCCTACATGGTCGGCGAAGTGCTCTCGGTCAGCTCACAACAGGCTTGA
- a CDS encoding SDR family oxidoreductase has translation MGICTDRTVIITGAGGGLGRAYALAFAAEGANVVVNDIRREAAEAVVDEICSSGGRAIASDGDITTLASAQGIVDAALEAFGEVHVLVNNAGVLRDRMFISLSEEDWDMVMRVHLKGHYCLANVLGRRWRDQAKAGTPVAARIINTSSGAGLQGSIGQSNYSAAKGGIASLTLVQAAELARYGVTANALAPAARTAMTESAMPDMVKKPDDDSFDAWAAENVAPLVVWLGSEASAHVSGQLFESQGGRISLGDGWRTGVTRDKGARWQVAEVGAAVDAILNEAPKAQKVWGS, from the coding sequence ATGGGAATTTGTACAGATCGTACCGTGATCATCACCGGTGCCGGTGGCGGATTGGGCCGCGCCTATGCGCTGGCATTCGCTGCCGAGGGCGCCAATGTCGTGGTCAATGATATTCGCCGCGAAGCCGCCGAAGCGGTGGTCGATGAGATTTGCTCCAGCGGTGGCCGGGCAATTGCCAGCGACGGCGACATTACCACCTTGGCCAGTGCCCAGGGCATCGTCGATGCCGCACTCGAGGCCTTTGGCGAGGTCCACGTGCTGGTCAATAACGCTGGAGTGTTGCGTGATCGCATGTTCATCAGCCTCTCGGAAGAGGATTGGGACATGGTCATGCGCGTGCACCTCAAGGGCCATTACTGCCTGGCCAATGTCCTCGGTCGGCGCTGGCGTGACCAGGCCAAGGCGGGTACGCCTGTGGCTGCGCGCATCATCAATACCAGCTCCGGGGCCGGCTTGCAGGGCTCCATCGGCCAGTCCAACTACTCCGCGGCCAAAGGTGGCATTGCCTCCCTGACCTTGGTGCAGGCAGCGGAACTGGCGCGCTACGGCGTCACGGCCAACGCCCTGGCGCCGGCAGCGCGCACGGCGATGACCGAAAGCGCCATGCCCGACATGGTCAAAAAGCCCGATGACGACAGTTTCGACGCTTGGGCGGCGGAAAACGTCGCACCCCTGGTGGTGTGGCTGGGCAGCGAGGCCTCGGCGCATGTCAGCGGCCAGTTGTTCGAAAGCCAGGGCGGGCGTATCTCCCTGGGAGACGGTTGGCGCACTGGGGTCACCCGTGACAAGGGCGCCCGCTGGCAGGTTGCAGAAGTAGGCGCAGCCGTCGATGCGATCCTCAACGAAGCGCCCAAGGCGCAGAAGGTCTGGGGTAGCTAG
- a CDS encoding acetyl-CoA C-acetyltransferase, protein MPQAYIVDALRSPTGKRKGSLAHVHAIDLGAHVLRALVERNAIPAEDYDDVIFGCVDTIGSQAGDIARTSWLAAGLPLNVPGTTVDRQCGSSQQALHFAAQAVMSGMQDVVAVGGVQTMTQIPISSAMIAGQALGFSDPFSGSKGWQARFGNQPVNQFYAAQRIADHWQLSRADMEVFALESHRRALAATEAGYFSREIVACEGLAHDETPRVSSLEKMAGLEPVSAEFASITAAVSSQTCDASAALLVVSEAALKRYNLTPRARIHHLSVLGDDPIWHLTAPIAATRAALKKAGMRMTDIDLVEINEAFASVVMAWSKELDYNPATTNVNGGAIALGHPLGATGARLMTTLLHALERTGGRYGLQTMCEGGGQANVSIIERL, encoded by the coding sequence ATGCCCCAAGCTTATATAGTCGACGCCTTGCGCAGCCCTACGGGCAAGCGCAAGGGCAGCCTGGCCCATGTCCATGCCATCGACCTTGGCGCCCATGTGTTGCGCGCTCTGGTCGAGCGCAATGCCATTCCTGCAGAAGATTATGACGACGTGATCTTCGGCTGCGTCGATACCATCGGTTCGCAAGCGGGTGATATTGCCCGCACCAGCTGGCTTGCCGCGGGTTTGCCGCTGAATGTCCCCGGCACCACCGTTGACCGTCAGTGCGGCTCGTCGCAGCAGGCGCTGCACTTTGCCGCCCAGGCGGTGATGAGTGGCATGCAGGATGTGGTGGCGGTGGGCGGCGTGCAGACCATGACCCAGATCCCGATTTCGTCGGCGATGATCGCGGGTCAAGCGTTAGGCTTCAGCGACCCGTTTTCCGGCAGCAAGGGCTGGCAGGCGCGCTTTGGCAATCAGCCGGTCAACCAGTTCTATGCCGCCCAACGGATCGCCGATCACTGGCAGCTCAGCCGCGCGGACATGGAAGTGTTCGCCCTGGAAAGCCATCGCCGCGCCCTGGCCGCGACAGAGGCGGGCTATTTCTCCCGGGAGATCGTTGCCTGCGAAGGCTTGGCCCACGACGAAACGCCGCGGGTCAGCAGCCTGGAGAAAATGGCCGGCCTGGAACCGGTGAGCGCCGAGTTTGCCTCGATCACCGCGGCCGTTTCCAGTCAGACCTGCGATGCCTCGGCGGCCTTGCTGGTGGTCTCGGAAGCGGCTCTCAAACGCTACAACTTGACCCCCAGGGCGCGTATTCATCACTTGTCGGTGCTTGGCGACGATCCGATCTGGCACCTGACCGCACCGATTGCGGCCACTCGCGCGGCGCTAAAAAAAGCCGGCATGCGCATGACCGATATCGACCTGGTGGAGATCAACGAAGCCTTTGCCTCGGTGGTCATGGCCTGGTCCAAGGAGCTCGATTACAACCCGGCCACTACCAATGTCAACGGCGGCGCGATTGCCCTCGGCCACCCGCTGGGTGCTACCGGTGCGCGCTTGATGACGACCTTGCTGCACGCGCTGGAGCGTACCGGTGGGCGCTATGGCCTGCAAACCATGTGCGAAGGCGGCGGCCAGGCCAACGTCAGCATTATCGAGCGGCTTTGA
- a CDS encoding acyl-CoA dehydrogenase family protein: MDFTFSDDQLTFREAISRFLMTEAAPEMLREIWETDVGRSAELRAKIAEQGLTALSVPEQFGGLGMDDIAWSLMTQELGYYAIPDSLADTAYVATGLLNGLPDDSPVKASLLPRIANGSVRLAIGHPINPLVPDAPLAEWLILAHGDEVHAVPRSQVDVQANASIDSSRRLGQVSWQPSGETLLVDGEQGRALWAETLNRGALSVAGQLLGLAQRILDLSVDYVAQRKQFGKPIGSFQAVKHHLADIASKIEFAKPVLYRAAHALAKGERGADVYVSQAKLACCDASWLAARHGIQVHGAMGYTWEVDLQMFMKRAWSLDPSWGDRATHKSRVAAYVLSDEARLGPGATFED, from the coding sequence ATGGACTTTACTTTTAGCGATGACCAGCTCACGTTTCGTGAAGCCATCAGCCGCTTCCTGATGACCGAAGCGGCGCCGGAAATGCTTCGTGAAATCTGGGAAACCGATGTCGGCCGCTCGGCAGAGCTGCGCGCCAAGATCGCCGAGCAGGGTCTTACCGCGTTGTCGGTGCCCGAGCAGTTCGGCGGTCTGGGCATGGACGACATCGCCTGGTCGCTGATGACACAGGAGCTGGGCTACTACGCCATTCCCGATTCGCTGGCCGACACCGCCTACGTGGCTACCGGCCTGCTCAACGGCTTGCCGGACGACAGTCCGGTCAAGGCCAGCCTGCTGCCACGCATTGCCAATGGCAGTGTGCGCCTGGCAATCGGTCACCCGATCAATCCATTGGTGCCCGATGCACCATTGGCCGAGTGGCTGATTCTCGCCCACGGCGACGAAGTGCATGCCGTACCGCGCTCGCAAGTCGATGTGCAGGCCAATGCCAGCATCGACTCGTCGCGACGCCTGGGTCAGGTGAGTTGGCAGCCCAGCGGCGAGACCTTGCTGGTCGACGGCGAACAGGGCCGCGCGCTGTGGGCCGAAACCCTCAACCGCGGCGCTTTGTCCGTTGCCGGTCAACTGTTGGGCCTGGCCCAGCGGATTCTTGACCTGTCAGTGGATTACGTGGCCCAGCGCAAGCAGTTCGGCAAGCCGATCGGCAGCTTCCAGGCGGTCAAGCATCACCTGGCCGATATCGCCAGCAAGATCGAGTTCGCCAAACCGGTGCTGTATCGCGCCGCCCACGCCCTGGCCAAGGGTGAGCGCGGCGCCGACGTGTATGTCTCGCAAGCCAAGCTGGCCTGCTGCGATGCCAGCTGGTTGGCAGCTCGCCATGGCATTCAGGTGCACGGCGCCATGGGATACACCTGGGAAGTCGACCTGCAGATGTTCATGAAGCGTGCCTGGTCGCTGGACCCCTCCTGGGGCGATCGCGCCACCCATAAATCTCGAGTCGCCGCCTACGTGCTCAGCGACGAAGCCCGGCTTGGGCCGGGCGCCACCTTCGAGGATTGA
- a CDS encoding acyl-CoA dehydrogenase family protein has product MELAYTPKQKAFRAEVREWLAANQPTEPLANYDTREGFEQHRAWEAKLFEQRLSMVMWPKEYGGRGCDLIEWLIFEEEYYGADAPMRVNQNGQLLLGPTLMEFGTEAQKKRFLPRMASSVDMWAQGWSEPNAGSDMAAITSKATRDGDHYVLNGQKTWSSRALYADWLFGLFRSDPASTRHNGLSFLMVPLDTPGVTIRPIRALNGKNTFAEVFFDDVRVPAENCIGAEGQGWHVAMATAGFERGLLLRSPARFQATARKLVQLYKAHQQSADRDPSIREAVVEAWLGAEGYALSSYHTVGRLSRGAQIGAESSINKIIWSELDLKMHDTAMRILGAHGELLGSAPQALGGAWLDGFLFAQAGPIYAGTNEIQRNIIAERMLGLPK; this is encoded by the coding sequence ATGGAACTAGCATATACCCCGAAACAAAAGGCCTTCCGAGCGGAAGTGCGTGAATGGTTGGCGGCCAATCAACCGACCGAGCCGCTGGCTAACTACGACACCCGTGAAGGGTTCGAGCAGCATCGTGCCTGGGAAGCGAAGTTGTTCGAGCAGCGCCTGTCGATGGTCATGTGGCCCAAGGAATACGGCGGCCGTGGTTGCGATCTGATCGAGTGGCTGATTTTCGAAGAAGAGTACTACGGCGCCGATGCGCCGATGCGTGTCAACCAGAATGGCCAGTTGCTGCTCGGGCCGACCCTGATGGAGTTCGGCACCGAGGCGCAAAAGAAGCGCTTTTTGCCGCGCATGGCTTCCAGTGTCGACATGTGGGCCCAAGGTTGGTCGGAGCCGAACGCGGGCTCGGACATGGCTGCGATTACCAGCAAGGCCACCCGTGATGGCGACCACTATGTGCTCAACGGGCAGAAGACCTGGTCCAGCCGCGCGCTGTACGCCGATTGGCTGTTTGGCCTGTTTCGCAGCGACCCGGCGTCAACGCGGCACAACGGCTTGTCGTTCCTGATGGTGCCCCTCGATACGCCGGGGGTGACCATTCGCCCGATCCGCGCACTCAACGGCAAGAACACCTTCGCTGAAGTGTTCTTCGACGATGTGCGGGTGCCAGCGGAAAACTGCATCGGTGCCGAAGGCCAGGGTTGGCACGTCGCTATGGCCACCGCAGGTTTCGAGCGCGGCTTGCTGTTGCGTTCGCCGGCGCGCTTTCAGGCCACGGCCCGCAAGTTGGTACAACTGTACAAGGCGCACCAACAGAGCGCCGACCGCGACCCGAGCATTCGTGAGGCGGTAGTCGAGGCCTGGCTTGGCGCCGAAGGCTACGCATTGTCGTCCTATCACACCGTCGGGCGCCTCAGCCGTGGTGCACAGATCGGCGCCGAGTCGAGCATCAACAAGATCATCTGGTCGGAACTCGACCTGAAGATGCATGACACCGCCATGCGCATTCTCGGTGCCCACGGCGAGTTGCTGGGCAGCGCCCCGCAAGCGCTGGGTGGTGCCTGGCTCGACGGCTTCCTGTTCGCCCAGGCCGGGCCGATCTACGCCGGCACCAACGAAATCCAGCGCAACATCATTGCCGAGCGCATGCTCGGCCTGCCGAAATAG
- a CDS encoding enoyl-CoA hydratase family protein, with protein sequence MSQAFTTQIDAGIAELVLAKPPVNALDSQEWMDLALQVEALGANPEVRVIVIRAEGRGFCAGVDIKELDAHPERIIAVNAGNYAAFKSVHRSPVPVIVAVHGFVLGGGIGITGAADIVVASECATFALPEVDRGAMGGGAHLQRLFPVQKVRYLFFTGDKIGAAEAAQYGFIERVVAKEQLRETALEIAAKIAAKSPAMIRLAKEALNGIEDGNLEDKYRWEQGFTLQAYTSPDSAETRRAFVEKRDAKF encoded by the coding sequence GTGAGTCAAGCATTTACTACACAGATCGACGCGGGCATTGCTGAACTGGTGCTCGCCAAACCGCCGGTCAATGCCCTGGATAGCCAGGAATGGATGGACCTGGCCCTGCAAGTGGAAGCCCTGGGCGCCAACCCCGAAGTGCGGGTGATCGTCATCCGCGCCGAAGGCCGTGGTTTTTGTGCCGGGGTCGATATCAAGGAACTGGACGCCCACCCAGAGCGGATCATTGCGGTCAACGCCGGCAACTACGCCGCGTTTAAATCCGTACACCGCTCGCCAGTGCCGGTGATCGTTGCCGTGCATGGCTTTGTCCTAGGCGGCGGCATTGGAATTACCGGCGCCGCCGACATTGTCGTGGCCTCCGAGTGCGCCACCTTCGCCTTGCCGGAAGTCGATCGCGGCGCCATGGGCGGCGGTGCACACCTGCAACGGCTGTTCCCGGTACAGAAGGTTCGCTACCTGTTCTTTACCGGCGACAAGATCGGCGCCGCCGAGGCTGCGCAGTACGGCTTTATCGAACGTGTGGTCGCCAAGGAGCAACTGCGCGAGACCGCGTTGGAGATCGCCGCCAAGATCGCCGCCAAGAGCCCGGCAATGATCCGCCTGGCCAAGGAAGCCCTCAACGGCATAGAAGACGGCAACCTGGAAGACAAATACCGCTGGGAACAGGGTTTCACCCTGCAGGCCTACACCAGCCCCGATTCTGCCGAAACCCGCCGCGCCTTCGTCGAAAAACGCGACGCCAAGTTCTGA
- a CDS encoding nitronate monooxygenase family protein, with protein MSRWMNTALTDALGCRYPIVQTAMGWVADANLVIATTRAGGFGFLAGATIAADALEGEINKVIAATGGSNFGLNFHMFQENAGQCVDLAIRYRLRAVSYGRGPDKQTIARFKAAGVLCIPTVGALKHALKAVELGADMITIQGGEGGGHTGGVPSSILLPQVLDAVSVPVIAAGGYSTGRGLAGALAAGAAGIAMGTRFLMTRESPTPSATLMHYLKVNDPQLVRVSTAVDGMRHRMIENPFINRLEQASAFGRLRIALRSAWKWKQQTGMSLGHLFAVLRQALKEDPGTLSQTVMAANQPVLLQRSMIDGVPDEGILPSGQVAAAIAELKSCQQVIEEIAEQAERCLDALTARHRECQPAPVQES; from the coding sequence ATGAGCCGCTGGATGAATACAGCGCTGACCGATGCTCTGGGTTGTCGTTATCCCATTGTGCAGACAGCTATGGGCTGGGTCGCCGACGCCAACCTGGTGATAGCCACGACGCGGGCGGGTGGTTTCGGCTTTCTGGCCGGGGCAACCATTGCCGCCGACGCGCTGGAAGGTGAGATCAACAAGGTGATTGCCGCCACCGGTGGCAGCAACTTCGGCCTGAACTTTCACATGTTCCAGGAAAACGCCGGGCAGTGCGTTGACCTCGCAATCCGCTACCGCCTGCGTGCGGTCAGTTATGGCCGTGGGCCGGACAAACAGACGATTGCCCGCTTCAAGGCCGCCGGGGTGTTGTGCATTCCTACGGTCGGGGCCCTCAAGCATGCGCTCAAGGCGGTGGAACTGGGCGCCGACATGATCACCATTCAGGGCGGTGAGGGCGGCGGGCATACCGGTGGTGTGCCCAGTTCGATTCTGTTGCCGCAGGTACTGGACGCCGTATCGGTGCCGGTGATTGCCGCCGGCGGCTATTCCACCGGCCGCGGCTTGGCTGGCGCGCTGGCGGCCGGCGCTGCGGGCATCGCCATGGGCACGCGTTTCTTGATGACCCGTGAATCGCCGACACCTTCGGCCACCCTGATGCATTACCTCAAGGTCAACGACCCGCAGTTGGTGCGGGTGAGCACCGCCGTCGACGGCATGCGCCACCGCATGATCGAAAACCCGTTCATCAATCGCCTGGAGCAGGCCAGCGCCTTCGGGCGCCTGCGCATTGCCCTGCGCAGCGCGTGGAAATGGAAACAACAGACCGGCATGAGCCTCGGCCACTTGTTCGCAGTGCTGCGCCAGGCTCTCAAGGAAGACCCCGGCACCCTGTCGCAAACGGTCATGGCCGCCAACCAGCCGGTATTACTGCAGCGCTCGATGATCGATGGCGTACCGGACGAGGGCATCTTGCCCAGTGGCCAGGTGGCTGCGGCGATTGCCGAGCTTAAAAGTTGCCAGCAAGTGATCGAGGAAATTGCCGAGCAGGCCGAGCGCTGCCTGGATGCCTTAACCGCTCGCCACCGCGAGTGTCAGCCTGCACCGGTGCAGGAAAGTTGA
- a CDS encoding enoyl-CoA hydratase encodes MNSPDNEFVQREDHAVYETQEPVLYSAAEGIATLTMNRASFNNAQNSQMTYALDAALRQAVDDDAVKVIVLRGAGKHFSAGHDIGTPGRDINKPFERAHLWWDHTNKPGGEQLYAREQEVYLGMCRRWRELPKPTIAMVQGACVAGGLMLAWVCDLIVASDDAFFQDPVVRMGIPGVEYFAHPYELNPRIAKEFLFTGDRMSAERAYQMGMVNRVLPRDELEQATYALAAIIARQPRMGLALTKQAINHVEDLQGKRTAMDAAFAWHHFAHAHNELLSGDKLGGFDAKAMAKANKVAASGEQA; translated from the coding sequence ATGAACAGCCCAGACAATGAGTTCGTCCAGCGTGAAGACCACGCGGTGTACGAAACGCAGGAACCGGTGTTGTACAGCGCAGCAGAGGGTATCGCCACCCTGACCATGAACCGGGCTAGCTTCAACAACGCGCAGAACTCGCAGATGACCTATGCGCTGGATGCCGCGTTGCGCCAGGCCGTCGACGATGACGCGGTTAAAGTCATCGTCCTGCGCGGGGCAGGCAAGCACTTTTCTGCCGGCCATGACATTGGTACTCCGGGTCGAGACATCAATAAGCCATTCGAGCGTGCCCATTTGTGGTGGGACCACACCAACAAGCCGGGCGGAGAGCAACTGTATGCTCGGGAGCAGGAGGTGTACCTGGGCATGTGCCGGCGCTGGCGCGAGTTGCCCAAACCGACCATTGCCATGGTTCAGGGGGCATGCGTGGCCGGCGGCCTGATGCTGGCCTGGGTCTGTGACTTGATCGTGGCCAGCGATGATGCGTTTTTCCAGGACCCGGTGGTACGCATGGGTATTCCGGGGGTGGAGTATTTTGCCCACCCCTACGAGCTGAACCCGCGTATCGCCAAGGAGTTTCTCTTTACCGGCGACCGCATGAGTGCCGAGCGTGCCTACCAGATGGGCATGGTCAATCGGGTGCTGCCGCGCGATGAGCTGGAGCAGGCAACCTATGCGCTGGCGGCCATCATCGCGCGCCAGCCCCGTATGGGCCTGGCCCTGACCAAGCAGGCGATCAACCATGTTGAAGACCTGCAGGGCAAGCGCACAGCGATGGATGCTGCGTTTGCCTGGCACCACTTTGCCCATGCGCACAATGAGTTGCTGTCGGGCGACAAGCTCGGTGGTTTCGATGCCAAGGCCATGGCCAAGGCCAACAAAGTCGCTGCCAGTGGTGAACAGGCATGA
- a CDS encoding CoA-transferase subunit beta, with the protein MSTTCEFTLAELMIVAASEAWRGNGELIASGLGVIPRLGASLAKLSHSPQLLMTDSEAYLVEEPIPLGPRGDYVPKYCGSLNFERVFECVWGGRRHAMIGPTQIDRWGQSNLSCVGDYHKPKAAMLGVRGLPGNSINHINSFFVPNHNPRVFVSGEVDMVSGVGFKADRWPQGVRRDLMDIRLIITDLCVMDFDGPERAVQVRSLHPGVSFEQVQESTGFPLLKSPSLKETAHPTPEQLAIIRRLDPHDYRSAAIKGNPAGIRQA; encoded by the coding sequence ATGTCGACTACCTGTGAGTTTACCCTCGCTGAACTGATGATCGTCGCCGCCAGCGAAGCCTGGCGCGGCAACGGCGAGCTGATCGCCTCGGGCCTGGGGGTTATCCCGCGTCTGGGAGCGAGCCTGGCAAAGCTCAGCCACAGCCCGCAATTGTTGATGACCGACAGCGAGGCCTATCTGGTGGAAGAGCCGATTCCATTGGGCCCGCGTGGCGATTACGTGCCTAAATATTGCGGTTCGTTGAACTTCGAGCGCGTCTTCGAGTGTGTCTGGGGTGGCCGTCGCCACGCCATGATCGGGCCAACCCAAATCGACCGCTGGGGCCAGAGCAACCTCTCTTGCGTGGGTGACTACCACAAGCCCAAGGCCGCCATGCTCGGTGTGCGTGGCTTGCCTGGCAACAGCATCAACCACATCAACTCGTTCTTCGTGCCCAACCATAACCCTCGCGTGTTTGTCAGCGGCGAAGTGGACATGGTCTCCGGCGTCGGCTTCAAGGCCGACCGTTGGCCACAAGGGGTGCGACGCGACCTGATGGACATTCGCTTGATCATCACCGACCTCTGCGTGATGGACTTCGATGGCCCGGAGCGTGCGGTCCAGGTGCGCAGCCTGCATCCCGGAGTGAGTTTCGAGCAGGTGCAGGAAAGCACCGGCTTCCCGCTGCTCAAGTCACCGTCGCTCAAGGAAACCGCGCACCCGACGCCCGAGCAGTTGGCAATTATCCGCCGACTTGATCCCCACGATTACCGCAGCGCGGCGATCAAGGGCAACCCAGCCGGCATTCGCCAGGCGTAA
- a CDS encoding CoA transferase subunit A → MNKQMTAADAVAQLRDGMTIGFGGWGPRRKPMAVVREILRSPVKDLTVVAYGGPEVGMLCAAGKVKKLVFGFATLDAIPLEPYYRKAREAGGLELLEVDEGMFQWGLRAAAMRLPFLPTRCGLATDVTRLNPALKTIASPYDDGEVLLAMPALNLDVAFVHVNVADRLGNTLVTGPDPYFDHLFARAAQQCFVSCEQLHERLELTAEQARFNTFERYLVSGVIHAPFGAHPTACQPEYGWDLSHLKHYAASAGEEGGWQAYVEAYVVAGELAYQDKNGGAERMGSLALPVF, encoded by the coding sequence ATGAACAAGCAAATGACAGCGGCCGATGCGGTCGCGCAACTGCGCGATGGCATGACCATCGGTTTTGGCGGTTGGGGACCGCGGCGCAAGCCGATGGCAGTGGTCCGCGAGATTCTGCGGTCGCCAGTCAAGGACCTTACCGTTGTCGCCTATGGCGGCCCGGAAGTGGGCATGTTGTGCGCCGCGGGTAAGGTCAAGAAGCTGGTGTTCGGTTTTGCCACCCTCGATGCCATCCCGCTGGAACCCTACTACCGCAAGGCGCGCGAAGCCGGTGGCCTGGAACTGCTGGAGGTGGATGAAGGCATGTTCCAGTGGGGCCTGCGGGCGGCGGCCATGCGCCTGCCGTTTCTGCCCACCCGCTGTGGCCTGGCCACCGATGTGACGCGGCTCAATCCGGCGTTGAAAACCATTGCGTCGCCCTATGACGATGGTGAAGTGCTGCTGGCCATGCCGGCGTTGAATCTCGATGTGGCGTTTGTCCATGTCAACGTAGCCGACCGTCTGGGCAACACCCTGGTGACCGGCCCGGATCCGTACTTCGACCATCTGTTCGCCCGCGCAGCCCAGCAGTGCTTCGTGTCCTGCGAACAACTGCACGAGCGCCTGGAGCTGACGGCCGAGCAGGCCCGCTTCAACACCTTTGAGCGATACCTGGTCAGCGGCGTTATCCATGCACCGTTCGGCGCTCATCCTACGGCGTGCCAACCCGAATACGGCTGGGACCTCAGCCACCTCAAGCATTACGCCGCCAGTGCGGGTGAGGAGGGCGGCTGGCAAGCCTATGTCGAAGCGTACGTGGTGGCCGGCGAACTGGCTTACCAGGATAAAAACGGCGGTGCCGAACGCATGGGCTCCCTGGCCCTGCCAGTGTTCTGA
- a CDS encoding VOC family protein has protein sequence MMDIRGLSYFVAQIENLGQWQRYAEDVLGMMVVPAPGGGLYVKMDQRPFRMLIVEGSQAGYLASGWELPSEGAFNAALQVLEHKGVRWQVGSAAEIEQRGVQALVSVLDPSGNRHELSWGHRSDCQVFFSPQGVPRFVTGDMGLGHTVLPAPDFDATLAFAKDVLGFELSDIFNFRPDPLAPPIRIHFLHCRNSRHHSLALAEFAAPSGCVHVMVEVDSMTEVGRAHDRRLAHKVPLSATLGQHLNDLMTSFYMKTPSGFDLEFGYGGLQVDWAEHSAFEFTRVSLWGHDFSVGQQQGDEQ, from the coding sequence ATGATGGATATCCGCGGGCTGAGCTACTTCGTCGCTCAAATCGAAAACCTCGGCCAGTGGCAACGTTACGCCGAAGACGTGCTGGGCATGATGGTAGTACCCGCGCCCGGTGGCGGGCTGTACGTGAAGATGGACCAGCGGCCGTTTCGCATGCTCATCGTCGAAGGCAGCCAAGCCGGCTACCTGGCCTCGGGTTGGGAGTTGCCCAGTGAAGGTGCCTTCAACGCGGCGCTGCAGGTGCTGGAGCACAAGGGTGTGCGCTGGCAGGTGGGCAGCGCTGCCGAGATCGAGCAGCGGGGCGTGCAAGCGCTGGTGAGTGTGCTCGATCCCTCCGGCAATCGCCATGAACTGAGCTGGGGACACCGTTCCGATTGCCAGGTGTTTTTCTCCCCGCAAGGCGTGCCGCGCTTTGTTACCGGGGATATGGGCCTGGGCCATACCGTGCTGCCGGCCCCGGACTTTGACGCCACCCTGGCGTTTGCCAAGGACGTGCTCGGTTTCGAACTCTCGGACATCTTCAACTTTCGTCCCGATCCACTGGCACCGCCCATCCGCATTCATTTCCTGCATTGCCGTAACAGCCGTCATCACTCTCTGGCGCTGGCTGAGTTTGCCGCGCCTTCAGGCTGCGTGCACGTGATGGTGGAAGTCGACTCGATGACCGAAGTGGGCCGCGCCCACGACCGCCGCCTGGCTCACAAGGTGCCGCTGTCGGCGACCCTCGGTCAGCACCTCAATGACCTGATGACCTCGTTTTACATGAAGACCCCGTCCGGCTTCGACCTGGAGTTCGGCTACGGCGGCCTGCAAGTGGACTGGGCTGAACACTCGGCCTTCGAATTTACCCGCGTAAGCCTGTGGGGGCATGACTTTTCAGTCGGCCAACAACAAGGAGATGAGCAATGA